A stretch of the Myripristis murdjan chromosome 24, fMyrMur1.1, whole genome shotgun sequence genome encodes the following:
- the LOC115356641 gene encoding acyl-coenzyme A thioesterase 1-like produces the protein MAYSRISIKLLPSFHCLFDKPVQIKVEGLAPRQRVELRSKLVDDRGVIFKASAHYAADESGQVDVSRSPSLGGSYTGVEPMGLFWAMAPETPHSKLLKKNVLSPTLVEIGVLCEDTGEVLASETNERGFMTEGMRRIPLQEDRIRGVLFLPPGKGPFPGILDLYTFGGGICEPRASLLASKGFAVLALAYYVFQDLPKTPPKHVDLEYFEEALTFLKRHPQVQGPGIGILSSSHGCTFTLSMSSFLSGISASVCINGCTLITLKPLHYKDIVIPPHMPNLKNIKITDSGLLDVSTCVSDPILEMNQDSLIPIERASCQFLFAASEDDRNWNSPLFAKRATEMLRNHGKETFELVQYPKAGHLLEVPYMPHCSSGFHGAVGTAVVFGGEPKAHSEAQLDLWLRVQEFFRKHLGNKNICQTAML, from the exons ATGGCTTACTCAAGGATCAGCATAAAACTTCTCCCAAGCTTTCACTGTTTATTTGATAAACCGGTTCAGATTAAAGTGGAAGGACTTGCTCCTCGCCAGAGAGTGGAACTGAGATCCAAACTTGTGGATGACAGAGGGGTGATTTTCAAGGCGTCGGCCCACTACGCAGCAGATGAATCTGGCCAGGTGGATGTCAGCCGTTCTCCCTCTCTAGGAGGAAGCTACACTGGAGTGGAACCCATGGGTCTGTTTTGGGCCATGGCACCAGAGACACCACACAGTAAACTGCTGAAGAAAAATGTGCTAAGTCCCACACTGGTAGAGATAGGTGTACTGTGTGAGGATACTGGTGAGGTGTTGGCCTCTGAAACCAATGAGAGAGGATTCATGACAGAGGGAATGAGAAGAATTCCTCTGCAGGAGGACAGAATAAGAGGAGTCCTCTTCCTGCCACCAG GAAAGGGTCCATTCCCAGGGATTCTGGATTTGTACACCTTTGGTGGAGGTATTTGTGAACCCAGAGCGAGTCTCTTGGCAAGTAAAGGTTTTGCCGTTCTGGCTCTGGCTTATTATGTTTTCCAGGATTTACCTAAAACTCCTCCGAAACATGTTGACCTGGAGTACTTTGAAGAGGCATTAACCTTTCTCAAGAGACATCCACAG GTCCAAGGCCCTGGGATCGGCATCTTATCGAGCTCACATGGTTGCACCTTCACTTTGTCAATGtcatcttttctctctgggATCTCAGCAAGTGTCTGTATCAACGGCTGCACATTGATTACTCTGAAACCTCTGCACTACAAAGACATTGTTATCCCGCCTCATATGCCAAACCTAAAGAATATTAAAATTACTGATTCTGGGCTTCTGGATGTAAGCACTTGTGTCTCAGATCCCATTTTAGAAATGAACCAGGACTCTTTGATCCCTATTGAACGTGCCAGCTGCCAGTTCCTCTTTGCTGCATCTGAAGATGACCGCAACTGGAATAGTCCTCTTTTTGCCAAGCGAGCCACTGAAATGTTGAGGAATCATGGCAAAGAGACATTTGAGCTGGTTCAGTACCCCAAAGCTGGACACTTATTGGAAGTGCCCTACATGCCTCATTGTTCATCTGGGTTCCATGGAGCTGTGGGGACTGCGGTGGTGTTTGGTGGGGAACCAAAAGCCCACAGTGAGGCTCAGCTGGACCTGTGGCTCAGAGTCCAAGAGTTCTTCAGAAAGCACTTGGGCAACAAGAATATCTGCCAGACTGCAATGCTTTGA
- the acot20 gene encoding acyl-coenzyme A thioesterase 1 — translation MAYSRIRVKLLPSFRCLFDKAVQIKVEGLAPRQRVELRSKLVDDRGVIFKASARYAADETGQVDVNRSPSLGGSYTGVEPMGLFWAMAPETPHSKLLKKNVLSPTLVEIGALCEDTGEVLASETNERGFMTEGMRRIPLQEDRIRGVLFLPPGEGPFPGILDLYTFGGGLCEPRASLLASKGFAVLALAYYRYQDLPKTPPKHFDLEYFEEALNFLKRQPQVQDPGIGILSISHSGGMALSMSSFFSGISASVCINCCNANTVIPLRHKDTVIPILMPDVENVKISDSGLVDIRDALPDTILEKHQASVIPIERASCQFLFAASEDDRNWNSPLFAKRATERLRNHGKETFELVQYPKAGHLLEVPYMPHCPSGFHGAVGTAVAFGGEPKAHGEAQLDLWLRVQEFFRKHLGNKNIC, via the exons ATGGCTTACTCAAGGATCCGCGTAAAACTTCTCCCAAGCTTTCGCTGTTTATTTGATAAAGCGGTTCAGATTAAAGTGGAAGGACTTGCTCCTCGCCAGAGAGTAGAACTGAGATCCAAACTTGTGGATGACAGAGGGGTGATTTTCAAGGCGTCGGCCCGCTACGCAGCAGATGAAACTGGCCAGGTGGATGTCAACCGTTCTCCCTCTCTGGGAGGAAGCTACACTGGAGTGGAACCCATGGGTCTGTTTTGGGCCATGGCACCAGAGACACCACACAGTAAACTGCTGAAGAAAAATGTGCTAAGTCCCACACTGGTAGAGATAGGTGCACTGTGTGAAGATACTGGTGAGGTGTTGGCCTCTGAAACCAATGAGAGAGGATTCATGACAGAGGGAATGAGAAGAATTCCTCTGCAGGAGGACAGAATAAGAGGAGTCCTCTTCCTGCCACCAG GAGAGGGTCCTTTCCCAGGGATTCTGGATTTGTACACCTTTGGTGGAGGCCTTTGTGAACCCAGAGCCAGTCTCTTGGCAAGTAAAGGTTTTGCCGTTCTGGCACTGGCTTATTATCGCTACCAGGATTTACCCAAAACTCCCCCGAAACATTTTGACCTGGAGTACTTTGAAGAGGCATTAAACTTTCTCAAGAGACAGCCACAG GTCCAAGACCCTGGGATAGGCATCTTATCGATCTCTCACAGTGGCGGCATGGCTTTGTCAATGTCATCTTTTTTCTCTGGGATCTCAGCAAGTGTCTGCATCAATTGCTGCAATGCGAATACTGTGATTCCATTACGCCACAAAGATACTGTTATCCCCATCCTTATGCCAGACGTTGAGAATGTTAAAATCAGTGACTCTGGACTTGTGGACATAAGGGATGCCTTGCCGGACACCATCTTAGAAAAGCACCAGGCTTCTGTGATCCCTATTGAGCGTGCCAGCTGCCAGTTCCTCTTTGCTGCATCTGAAGATGACCGCAACTGGAACAGTCCTCTTTTTGCCAAGCGAGCCACTGAAAGGTTGAGGAATCATGGCAAAGAGACATTTGAGCTGGTTCAGTACCCCAAAGCTGGACACTTATTGGAAGTGCCCTACATGCCTCATTGTCCATCTGGGTTCCATGGAGCTGTGGGGACTGCGGTGGCGTTTGGTGGGGAACCAAAAGCCCACGGTGAGGCTCAGCTGGACCTGTGGCTCAGAGTCCAAGAGTTCTTCAGAAAGCACTTGGGCAACAAGAATATCTGCTAG